The following proteins are co-located in the Streptomyces kaniharaensis genome:
- a CDS encoding BTAD domain-containing putative transcriptional regulator, translated as MTWHHHVAAGPDAAQEQHVLPSVADVPSSYDVLVMIVWKVLGSFRVEVDGRPVDTGGRLARMVLVQLLLARGAVVPTERIIERLWPTRVPSSAQGSLQAYIARLRRVLEPERAPRTPARLLVSAPYGYALAVEQDAVDAWVFESRVAACSEAGLPARIAAEGLAEALASWGGQPYAEFSDEPWTAGERARLEEVHRTARERLAAARLGCGQVAQALDDAGTLTREQPLHEEGWRLLALALWARDRQGEALAALRRARHVLDEELGVEPGPALLELEQALLHQRLDVLHRATGTPAAARTTEAPAEAMRAPVVTVDRRTPTVLTPGRLLGRDEELSRLAAAADRSRGGRAQVVLVTGEAGIGKSSLLEAAIRQLPHQGWLVGTGNCPETDGAPPGRAWFDMLPTLAQASPPGPYADELAPLLAPGTTSDAEQPDGSPARRFRLHRALLGWLRETAGRRPLAIVLDDLHRGDQESIELFLLCAEQLRDVPLLLVGSYRTGEGDLTGALARLAACSPVRLAIGGLSDAQAKELLRRGAAGMSEHAAAALAERAGGNPFYLHESSLLMAGEGEQQALARVPQGVQDVLRRRLALLAPTVTAGLRLAAVAGREAAVALLVHAADCDAEQLLDALDAGVTAGLLTEPRPGTVRFTHALVRDALEDDLTRLRLARMHSRLGRSLIALGSDDVAATAHHLLQAAAVVTADAGPAVHHARLACEQAVRRYAPRNAEALLTSALGLLADHPAAFADQDAALLQVSLLGQLVDCRVRMGAVVPAREAQQQAVRVARAEGRDDLLAAAYTTWTEPTPWRVRAYASFDTEAVEELRTLLESPAASDRQRCLLLDQLADALDDIDPNAVAVSREAVELARRVGEPRLWGLTLTSLLRRVDGELEPAAYAELHRELAEVAASQDSPEYAWMTSYIAARIAAAHNDPAEMERCLVQADGIARTYELQGAFAVARLRDPMLAMARGRFDEAEQALGAGVAELRARGAVDLDGLAALAVGCIRLQQGRLAEVLPMLLAVWEQYQPVNESLTALALLAAGRPDEAREVFGRRAPLRRDFAFLILTGLRGAAAIALEDREAAAEVYRDLLPLESSPGGASSLSIVFRPVAQTLGDLARFLDRPDRARCHYLEAARVAAAWDSPLWADAARTALDGLPPAPA; from the coding sequence ATGACTTGGCATCACCACGTGGCGGCCGGGCCCGACGCGGCACAGGAGCAGCACGTCCTGCCGTCCGTGGCCGACGTCCCGTCCTCCTATGATGTCCTCGTCATGATCGTATGGAAGGTGCTCGGCTCGTTCCGGGTCGAGGTCGACGGCCGCCCGGTCGACACCGGTGGTCGGCTCGCCCGTATGGTGCTGGTCCAACTGCTGCTCGCCCGTGGGGCCGTCGTACCCACGGAGCGGATCATCGAGCGACTGTGGCCGACGCGTGTCCCGTCGAGTGCGCAGGGATCGCTCCAGGCCTACATCGCGCGTCTGCGGCGCGTCCTCGAACCGGAACGGGCACCGCGCACGCCCGCGCGGCTGCTGGTCAGCGCGCCGTACGGCTATGCCCTCGCCGTCGAGCAGGACGCGGTGGACGCCTGGGTGTTCGAGAGCCGGGTGGCGGCGTGTTCGGAGGCAGGGTTGCCCGCCCGGATCGCCGCCGAGGGCCTGGCCGAGGCGCTCGCCTCCTGGGGTGGGCAGCCGTACGCGGAGTTCTCCGACGAGCCGTGGACGGCCGGTGAACGCGCTCGGCTGGAGGAGGTGCACCGCACCGCCCGCGAACGGCTGGCCGCGGCTCGGCTGGGCTGCGGGCAGGTCGCGCAGGCCCTCGACGACGCGGGCACGCTGACCCGGGAGCAGCCGTTGCACGAGGAGGGCTGGCGGCTGCTGGCCCTGGCCCTGTGGGCCCGGGACCGCCAGGGGGAGGCCCTGGCCGCACTGCGCCGGGCCCGCCACGTCCTCGACGAGGAACTCGGCGTCGAACCCGGGCCCGCGCTGCTGGAACTGGAACAGGCCCTGCTGCACCAGCGCCTGGACGTGCTCCACCGGGCGACCGGGACACCCGCCGCGGCTCGGACGACCGAAGCGCCCGCCGAGGCGATGCGCGCTCCGGTGGTGACGGTCGACCGCCGGACGCCCACGGTGCTCACGCCCGGTCGGCTCCTGGGCCGCGACGAGGAGCTGTCCCGGCTCGCGGCCGCGGCGGACCGGTCCCGGGGCGGCCGGGCCCAGGTGGTCCTGGTCACCGGCGAGGCCGGCATCGGCAAGTCGAGCCTCCTGGAGGCCGCCATTCGCCAACTGCCGCACCAGGGCTGGCTGGTCGGCACCGGGAACTGCCCGGAGACCGACGGCGCCCCGCCCGGCCGGGCCTGGTTCGACATGCTGCCGACCCTGGCGCAGGCCTCGCCGCCCGGCCCGTACGCCGATGAGCTCGCCCCGCTGCTGGCGCCGGGCACCACGAGCGACGCCGAGCAGCCGGACGGCAGCCCCGCCCGGCGCTTCCGCCTGCACCGGGCGCTGCTGGGCTGGCTCCGTGAGACGGCCGGGCGGCGGCCCCTGGCGATCGTGCTGGACGACCTGCACCGGGGCGATCAGGAGAGCATCGAGCTGTTCCTGCTCTGCGCCGAGCAGTTGCGGGACGTCCCGCTGCTCCTGGTGGGCTCGTACCGCACCGGCGAGGGCGACCTGACCGGGGCGCTGGCCCGCCTGGCCGCCTGCTCGCCCGTCCGGCTGGCGATCGGCGGACTGTCGGACGCCCAGGCGAAGGAGCTGCTGCGGCGCGGCGCGGCCGGCATGAGCGAGCACGCCGCGGCGGCGCTGGCCGAACGGGCCGGGGGCAACCCCTTCTACCTGCACGAGAGTTCGCTGCTGATGGCCGGTGAGGGCGAGCAGCAGGCGCTGGCCCGCGTGCCGCAGGGGGTCCAGGACGTCCTGCGGCGGCGGCTGGCCCTGCTCGCGCCGACCGTCACGGCCGGGTTGCGGCTGGCGGCCGTGGCCGGACGCGAGGCCGCGGTGGCCCTCCTGGTCCACGCCGCGGACTGCGATGCCGAGCAGCTGCTCGACGCCCTGGACGCGGGTGTCACCGCCGGGCTGCTCACCGAGCCCCGTCCGGGTACGGTCCGCTTCACCCACGCCCTCGTGCGGGACGCCCTGGAGGACGACCTCACCCGGCTGCGCCTGGCACGGATGCATTCCCGCCTGGGCCGGAGCCTGATCGCGCTCGGCTCGGACGACGTCGCCGCCACGGCCCACCACCTCCTGCAGGCGGCTGCGGTGGTGACCGCCGACGCCGGGCCCGCGGTCCACCACGCCCGGCTGGCGTGCGAGCAGGCGGTGCGCCGCTACGCCCCCCGCAACGCCGAGGCCCTGCTGACCTCGGCCCTCGGCCTCCTCGCCGACCACCCGGCCGCCTTCGCCGACCAGGACGCCGCCCTGTTGCAGGTGTCGCTGCTGGGACAGCTGGTGGACTGCCGGGTCCGGATGGGGGCCGTGGTGCCGGCCCGCGAGGCACAGCAGCAGGCCGTCCGGGTGGCCCGTGCCGAGGGCCGGGACGACCTGCTGGCCGCCGCCTACACGACGTGGACCGAACCGACGCCCTGGCGCGTGCGCGCCTACGCGAGCTTCGACACCGAGGCCGTCGAGGAGCTCAGGACGCTGTTGGAGAGCCCGGCGGCATCCGACCGGCAGCGGTGCCTGCTCCTCGACCAGCTGGCCGACGCGCTCGACGACATCGACCCCAACGCCGTGGCCGTCTCCCGCGAGGCCGTGGAACTCGCCCGCAGGGTGGGCGAGCCCCGGCTGTGGGGCCTGACGCTCACCTCGCTGCTGCGCCGGGTCGACGGCGAACTCGAACCCGCCGCCTACGCGGAACTCCACCGGGAACTGGCCGAGGTGGCCGCCTCCCAGGACAGCCCCGAGTACGCCTGGATGACGTCCTACATCGCCGCCCGGATCGCCGCCGCCCACAACGACCCGGCCGAGATGGAACGGTGCCTGGTCCAGGCGGACGGGATCGCCCGCACCTACGAGCTCCAGGGCGCGTTCGCGGTCGCGAGGCTGCGCGATCCCATGCTCGCCATGGCCCGGGGTCGTTTCGACGAGGCCGAGCAGGCGCTGGGGGCGGGGGTGGCGGAGCTGCGCGCCCGGGGAGCGGTGGACCTCGACGGGCTGGCGGCGCTGGCCGTCGGGTGCATCCGGCTGCAGCAGGGCCGGCTGGCCGAGGTGCTGCCGATGCTGCTCGCGGTGTGGGAGCAGTACCAGCCGGTCAACGAGTCCCTCACCGCTCTCGCGCTGCTGGCCGCCGGCCGGCCCGACGAGGCCCGGGAGGTGTTCGGCCGGCGCGCGCCGCTCCGGCGTGACTTCGCCTTCCTCATCCTGACCGGGCTGCGCGGCGCGGCCGCCATCGCCCTGGAGGACCGGGAGGCGGCCGCCGAGGTCTACCGGGACCTGCTCCCCCTGGAGTCCTCCCCGGGCGGGGCGAGCAGCCTCAGCATCGTCTTCCGGCCCGTCGCGCAGACCCTGGGCGACCTCGCCCGGTTCCTGGACCGCCCCGACCGGGCCCGGTGCCACTACCTCGAAGCCGCGCGGGTGGCGGCCGCCTGGGACTCCCCGCTGTGGGCGGACGCCGCCCGGACGGCCTTGGACGGGCTGCCGCCGGCACCCGCGTAG
- a CDS encoding hemerythrin domain-containing protein: protein MTSSNSSDATVHHYTREMAMIHQVFRRESRLLAELVQEVRPGDTERSRILAEHWRQYAVGLHAHHTGEDEMLWPVLLPHLDLDAEQVLAMEAQHHGLSDGIEEVRGLVERWESRALAEDRDELVAALHRHHRQLCAHLDEEERQVMPLVALHVNEKQWQAVGERGLAETPKNRLMIALGAILEDTSPEERREFLTRLPLPARVLWRLFGQRQYRRETDRIRGRRTAA, encoded by the coding sequence ATGACTTCGAGCAACTCCTCCGATGCCACCGTCCACCACTACACCCGCGAAATGGCGATGATCCACCAGGTGTTCCGCCGCGAGTCGCGCCTGCTGGCCGAACTCGTCCAGGAGGTGCGCCCCGGCGACACCGAGCGTTCCCGGATCCTCGCCGAGCACTGGCGGCAGTACGCGGTCGGCCTGCACGCCCACCACACAGGCGAGGACGAGATGCTCTGGCCGGTGTTGCTGCCCCACCTGGACCTCGACGCCGAGCAGGTCCTGGCGATGGAGGCACAGCACCACGGGCTCAGCGACGGGATCGAGGAGGTCCGGGGGCTCGTGGAGCGGTGGGAGTCCCGTGCCCTGGCCGAGGACCGCGACGAGCTCGTCGCGGCCCTGCACCGGCACCACCGCCAGCTGTGCGCCCACCTCGACGAGGAGGAGCGGCAGGTCATGCCGCTGGTCGCGCTCCACGTGAACGAGAAGCAGTGGCAGGCGGTGGGGGAGCGGGGCCTCGCCGAGACGCCCAAGAACCGGCTGATGATCGCCCTGGGCGCCATCCTGGAGGACACCTCGCCCGAGGAGCGCCGGGAGTTCCTCACCCGGCTGCCCCTGCCGGCCCGGGTGCTGTGGCGGCTCTTCGGGCAGCGGCAGTACCGCCGCGAGACCGACCGGATCCGCGGCCGGCGCACCGCCGCCTGA
- a CDS encoding helix-turn-helix domain-containing protein: MIELPGFAVLLARLLDHRGLAPADLARRAEAAEPEVAAVLAGAAPEPALLRRLAPALGLDPADLFEFAAFPLPEDLAPAGGMATTSITGVVRLALALPPASRAELRAGVAGLPSAKNRGRIEGLPAALPDRHTPGNLLMRMVATRNLGWNGTAKVVQLLTGRSRMATVYGRIASGEAELTPELVADLATVLALPAADLAAVLGLPVPADAPAAPAPGEAVTDAALLLRDLRRLGVEQLREAEDLARVLPPA, from the coding sequence GTGATCGAGCTCCCCGGCTTCGCCGTCCTGTTGGCCCGTCTGCTGGACCACCGGGGCCTGGCGCCCGCCGACCTGGCCCGGCGGGCGGAGGCCGCCGAGCCCGAGGTGGCCGCGGTCCTCGCCGGCGCCGCGCCCGAACCCGCGCTGCTGCGCCGGCTCGCGCCCGCCCTCGGCCTGGACCCCGCCGACCTCTTCGAGTTCGCCGCCTTCCCGCTGCCGGAGGACCTCGCCCCGGCCGGTGGCATGGCCACCACCTCGATCACCGGTGTGGTGCGGCTCGCCCTCGCGCTGCCGCCCGCGTCCCGGGCCGAACTCCGCGCCGGCGTCGCCGGGCTGCCGTCCGCGAAGAACCGCGGGCGGATCGAGGGCCTGCCCGCCGCCCTGCCGGACCGGCACACGCCGGGGAACCTGCTGATGCGGATGGTCGCCACCCGCAACCTCGGCTGGAACGGCACCGCGAAGGTCGTCCAGCTGCTGACCGGCCGGTCCCGGATGGCCACCGTCTACGGTCGGATCGCCTCCGGCGAGGCCGAGTTGACCCCGGAGCTGGTCGCCGACCTCGCCACCGTCCTGGCCCTGCCCGCGGCGGACCTCGCCGCGGTCCTCGGCCTCCCGGTGCCGGCGGACGCCCCGGCCGCCCCGGCGCCGGGCGAGGCCGTCACCGACGCCGCCCTGCTGCTCCGGGACCTCCGGCGGCTGGGCGTCGAGCAGTTGCGCGAGGCCGAGGACCTCGCCCGGGTCCTGCCGCCGGCCTGA
- a CDS encoding TIGR03619 family F420-dependent LLM class oxidoreductase, giving the protein MRIGFSVPQFGPFADPDRSAAMCTALEALDCHSLWVGDRLLSPLTPPDGYASGGPMPVRYGTHLDPLLALGLAASVTERVRLGSSTLNALWQPPLVLARALTTLDLISRGRLEVGIGLGWMREEYQATGVPWQGRGARLEETLDVLDAVWCGDPVVHTGRLWTIPESTVLPKPLQGPRPPILLGGFTPPALERVGRRADGWLAASMPVPYLDGLWAVAAEAAERAGRDPAGLRRVFRVNPEVTTVEADPSEIHHRGTVRQICDHLRVMCGSATDEVLVDLQLTTDSPEEFLDLAAAFMAELTGP; this is encoded by the coding sequence ATGCGCATCGGATTCTCCGTCCCCCAGTTCGGCCCGTTCGCCGACCCCGACCGCAGCGCCGCGATGTGCACGGCGCTGGAAGCACTGGACTGCCACAGCCTCTGGGTGGGCGACCGGCTCCTGTCGCCGCTCACGCCCCCCGACGGCTACGCCAGCGGGGGGCCGATGCCCGTCCGGTACGGCACCCACCTCGACCCGCTGCTCGCCCTGGGCCTGGCGGCCTCGGTCACGGAACGGGTGCGGCTGGGCAGCAGCACGCTCAACGCCCTGTGGCAGCCGCCCCTGGTGCTCGCCCGGGCGCTGACCACCCTCGACCTGATCAGCCGAGGGCGGCTGGAGGTGGGCATCGGGCTGGGCTGGATGCGGGAGGAGTACCAGGCCACCGGGGTGCCCTGGCAGGGCCGCGGCGCCCGGCTGGAGGAGACCCTCGATGTCCTGGACGCCGTGTGGTGCGGTGATCCGGTCGTCCACACCGGCCGGCTGTGGACGATCCCCGAGTCGACCGTGCTCCCCAAACCCCTCCAGGGCCCGAGGCCGCCGATCCTGCTGGGCGGCTTCACCCCGCCCGCCCTGGAGCGGGTCGGCAGGCGGGCGGACGGCTGGCTCGCCGCCTCGATGCCGGTGCCCTACCTCGACGGTCTCTGGGCGGTCGCCGCCGAGGCCGCCGAGCGGGCGGGGCGGGACCCGGCGGGCCTGCGCCGGGTGTTCCGGGTGAACCCCGAAGTCACCACGGTGGAGGCGGATCCCTCGGAGATCCACCACCGTGGGACGGTGCGCCAGATCTGCGACCACCTCAGGGTGATGTGCGGGTCGGCGACGGACGAGGTGCTGGTGGACCTTCAGCTGACGACCGATTCGCCCGAGGAGTTCCTCGACCTGGCCGCGGCCTTCATGGCCGAACTGACCGGACCGTGA